DNA sequence from the Mycobacteriales bacterium genome:
AGCGCGTAGCCGTCCGGCCGCGCGACCGCGAGACCATCGGCGAGCAACCCCGCCAGGGCGCGCTGCCGTTGCGCCGGGTCGTGCCACTCCGCGGCGAGTACAGACGCCGGGACGGGTGCGTCGGCCGCGCGCAGCACCGCGAGCAGCCGCCCGCGCACCTGCCGGTCGGTGCCGGCGTAGGTCTGCGGTCGGCGGCTCGGTCCGGCCGGCAGCTTCCCGCCGGCCGTGCGCCAGGCGCAGCGGTCGAGCAGCGGACACTCGGCGCAGCGGGGGGAGCGGGCCGTGCACACCAGCGCGCCCAGTTCCATCGACGCGGCGGCCCACCGGGCGGCGACGATGGGCTCTGCCGGCAGCAGCCGCTCCGCGCGTCGGGTCTCGGCGGCCGTGAGGGTGGCAGCGGCGTCGGGTTCGCCGCCGACGGCGCGGGCCAGCACCCGGCGGACGTTGGTGTCGAGCACGACGTGGCGCCGGCCGAACCCGAACGACGCGACGGCCGCCGCGGTGTAGCCACCGACCCCGGGCAGCGCGCG
Encoded proteins:
- a CDS encoding A/G-specific adenine glycosylase → MDGLVTATIEWYDKAARDLPWRRPDAGPWAVLVSEFMLQQTPVARVLPAYTAWLDRWPTPASLAAEPSGEAVRLWGRLGYPRRALRLHAAAQEIVARHGGEVPSGYDDLRALPGVGGYTAAAVASFGFGRRHVVLDTNVRRVLARAVGGEPDAAATLTAAETRRAERLLPAEPIVAARWAAASMELGALVCTARSPRCAECPLLDRCAWRTAGGKLPAGPSRRPQTYAGTDRQVRGRLLAVLRAADAPVPASVLAAEWHDPAQRQRALAGLLADGLAVARPDGYALPG